A part of Aspergillus flavus chromosome 1, complete sequence genomic DNA contains:
- a CDS encoding uncharacterized protein (15-hydroxyprostaglandin dehydrogenase)) → MNARNIPVAIVTGATSGIGADIARDLHSRGWKVACVGRRAQAGNDLVQSLGENARFYQADVSDYQSQAAVFRKVFRLWGRIDALCANAGVGDQSSLYLLNRRDKGVEDVPPEPDLSCTDINFKGVVYGTVLATHFMRHNRPEAGGRIVVTGSIGGIFPHRTYPEYSGTKAAVNQFVRGVAPVLKAKDNIHINCVLPGIVATPIVPPEMIEAVAPECRTPMKTVLDAVQIFLEDETGMAGELLECSADKLIYYHLPEMGNGHITKRAVTVWEPLFRLAHGENSDLPDAIPDISPSNGSSFGALREAKL, encoded by the exons ATGAACGCAAGGAATATTCCAGTTGCCATTGTAACAGGCGCGACT TCTGGCATTGGAGCCGATATTGCCAGGGACCTGCATTCACGTGGATGGAAAGTCGCCTGTGTTGGCCGCCGAGCCCAAGCCGGAAACGATCTTGTGCAGAGCCTGGGTGAGAACGCACGATTTTACCAAGCAGATGTCAGCGACTATCAGAGCCAGGCTGCTGTTTTTAGAAAGGTTTTCCGGTTATGGGGGAGAATTGATGCACTGTGCGCGAACGCTGGCGTAGGTGACCAGTCTTCGCTTTATCTCCTTAACCGGCGCGATAAAGGCGTCGAGGACGTCCCTCCAGAGCCGGACCTCTCCTGCACCGATATAAATTTCAAAGGTGTCGTATATGGCACTGTATTGGCAACGCATTTTATGCGGCACAACAGGCCCGAGGCGGGCGGAAGGATTGTGGTGACCGGCAGTATCGGGGGTATTTTCCCCCATAGAACGTATCCCGAATACAGCGGGACAAAGGCAGCAGTCAACCAATTTGTTCGTGGCGTTGCGCCAGTGTTGAAGGCCAAGGATAATATCCATATCAACTGTGTCTTGCCGGGTATTGTCGCCACGCCCATTGTTCCTCCTGAGATGATTGAGGCTGTGGCACCGGAATG CCGGACTCCGATGAAGACGGTCCTCGACGCAGTTCAAATCTTCTTAGAAGATGAAACGGGCATGGCTGGCGAACTGCTGGAATGCTCCGCAGATAAACTGATCTATTATCATCTTCCCGAGATGGGTAATGGGCATATCACCAAGCGGGCTGTCACCGTTTGGGAGCCATTGTTCAGATTGGCACATGGAGAGAACTCTGACCTCCCAGATGCGATTCCAGACATCAGCCCATCTAATGGTTCTTCTTTTGGAGCTCTACGAGAAGCCAAGCTCTGA
- a CDS encoding beta-glucosidase-related glycosidase (beta-glucosidase, putative): MKLGWIEVAALAAASVVSAKDDLAYSPPFYPSPWADGQGEWAEVYKRAVDIVSQMTLTEKVNLTTGTGWQLERCVGQTGSVPRLNIPSLCLQDSPLGIRFSDYNSAFPAGVNVAATWDKTLAYLRGQAMGEEFSDKGIDVQLGPAAGPLGAHPDGGRNWEGFSPDPALTGVLFAETIRGIQDAGVIATAKHYIMNEQEHFRQQPEAAGYGFNVSDSLSSNVDDKTMHELYLWPFADAVRAGVGAVMCSYNQINNSYGCENSETLNKLLKAELGFQGFVMSDWTAHHSGVGAALAGLDMSMPGDVTFDSGTSFWGANLTVGVLNGTIPQWRVDDMAVRIMAAYYKVGRDTKYTPPNFSSWTRDEYGFAHNHVSEGAYERVNEFVDVQRDHADLIRRIGAQSTVLLKNKGALPLSRKEKLVALLGEDAGSNSWGANGCDDRGCDNGTLAMAWGSGTANFPYLVTPEQAIQNEVLQGRGNVFAVTDSWALDKIAAAARQASVSLVFVNSDSGEGYLSVDGNEGDRNNITLWKNGDNVVKTAAENCNNTVVIIHSVGPVLIDEWYDHPNVTGILWAGLPGQESGNSIADVLYGRVNPGAKSPFTWGKTRESYGSPLVKDANNGNGAPQSDFTQGVFIDYRHFDKFNETPIYEFGYGLSYTTFELSDLHVQPLNASRYTPTSGMTEAAKNFGEIGDASEYVYPEGLERIHEFIYPWINSTDLKASSDDSNYGWEDSKYIPEGATDGSAQPLLPASGGAGGNPGLYEDLFRVSVKVKNTGNVAGDEVPQLYVSLGGPNEPKVVLRKFERIHLAPSQEAVWTTTLTRRDLANWDVSAQDWTVTPYPKTIYVGNSSRKLPLQASLPKAQ; this comes from the exons ATGAAGCTTGGTTGGATCGAGGTGGCCGCATTGGCGGCTGCCTCAGTAGTCAGTGCCAAG GATGATCTCGCGTACTCCCCTCCTTTCTACCCTTCCCCATGGGCAGATGGTCAGGGTGAATGGGCGGAAGTATACAAACGCGCTGTAGACATAGTTTCCCAGATGACGTTGACAGAGAAAGTCAACTTAACGACTGGAACAGG ATGGCAGCTAGAGAGGTGTGTTGGACAAACTGGCAGTGTTCCCAG ACTCAACATCCCCAGCTTGTGCTTGCAGGATAGTCCTCTTGGTATTCGTTTCT CGGACTACAATTCAGCTTTCCCTGCGGGTGTTAATGTCGCTGCCACTTGGGACAAGACGCTCGCCTACCTTCGTGGTCAGGCAATGGGTGAGGAGTTCAGTGATAAGGGTATTGACGTTCAGCTGGGTCCTGCTGCTGGCCCTCTCGGTGCTCATCCGGATGGCGGTAGAAACTGGGAAGGTTTCTCACCAGATCCAGCCCTCACCGGTGTACTTTTTGCGGAGACGATTAGGGGTATTCAAGATGCTGGTGTCATTGCGACAGCTAAGCATTATATCATGAACGAACAAGAGCATTTCCGCCAACAACCCGAGGCTGCGGGTTACGGATTCAACGTAAGCGACAGTTTGAGTTCCAACGTTGATGACAAGACTATGCATGAATTGTACCTCTGGCCCTTCGCGGATGCAGTACGCGCTGGAGTCGGTGCTGTCATGTGCTCTTACAAccaaatcaacaacagctACGGTTGCGAGAATAGCGAAACTCTGAACAAGCTTTTGAAGGCGGAGCTTGGTTTCCAAGGCTTCGTCATGAGTGATTGGACCGCTCATCACAGCGGCGTAGGCGCTGCTTTAGCAGGTCTGGATATGTCGATGCCCGGTGATGTTACCTTCGATAGTGGTACGTCTTTCTGGGGTGCAAACTTGACGGTCGGTGTCCTTAACGGTACAATCCCCCAATGGCGTGTTGATGACATGGCTGTCCGTATCATGGCCGCTTATTACAAGGTTGGCCGCGACACCAAATACACCCCTCCCAACTTCAGCTCGTGGACCAGGGACGAATATGGTTTCGCGCATAACCATGTTTCGGAAGGTGCTTACGAGAGGGTCAACGAATTCGTGGACGTGCAACGCGATCATGCCGACCTAATCCGTCGCATCGGCGCGCAGAGCACTGTTCTGCTGAAGAACAAGGGTGCCTTGCCCTTGAGCCGCAAGGAAAAGCTGGTCGCCCTTCTGGGAGAGGATGCGGGTTCCAACTCGTGGGGCGCTAACGGCTGTGATGACCGTGGTTGCGATAACGGTACCCTTGCCATGGCCTGGGGTAGCGGTACTGCGAATTTCCCATACCTAGTGACACCAGAGCAGGCGATTCAGAACGAAGTTCTTCAGGGCCGTGGCAATGTCTTCGCCGTGACCGACAGTTGGGCGCTCGACAAGATCGCTGCGGCTGCCCGCCAGGCCAGCGTATCTCTCGTGTTCGTCAACTCCGACTCAGGAGAAGGCTATCTTAGTGTGGATGGAAATGAGGGCGATCGTAACAACATCACTCTGTGGAAGAACGGCGACAATGTGGTCAAGACCGCAGCGGAAAACTGTAACAACACCGTTGTCATCATCCACTCCGTCGGACCAGTTTTGATCGATGAATGGTATGACCACCCCAATGTCACTGGTATTCTCTGGGCTGGTCTGCCAGGCCAGGAGTCTGGTAACTCCATTGCCGATGTGCTGTACGGTCGTGTCAACCCTGGCGCCAAGTCTCCTTTCACTTGGGGCAAGACCCGGGAGTCGTATGGTTCTCCCTTGGTCAAGGATGCCAACAATGGCAACGGAGCGCCCCAGTCTGATTTCACCCAGGGTGTTTTCATCGATTACCGCCATTTCGATAAGTTCAATGAGACCCCTATCTACGAGTTTGGCTACGGCTTGAGCTACACCACCTTCGAGCTCTCCGACCTCCATGTTCAGCCCCTGAACGCTTCCCGATACACTCCCACCAGTGGTATGACTGAAGCTGCAAAGAACTTTGGTGAAATTGGCGATGCGTCGGAGTACGTGTATCCGGAGGGGCTGGAAAGGATCCATGAGTTTATCTATCCCTGGATCAACTCTACCGACCTTAAGGCATCGTCTGACGATTCTAACTACGGCTGGGAAGACTCCAAGTATATTCCCGAAGGCGCCACGGATGGGTCTGCCCAGCCCCTTTTGCCCGCTAGTGGTGGTGCCGGAGGAAACCCCGGTCTGTACGAGGATCTTTTCCGCGTCTCTGTGAAGGTCAAGAACACGGGCAATGTCGCCGGTGATGAAGTTCCTCAGCTG TACGTTTCCCTAGGGGGCCCGAATGAGCCCAAGGTGGTACTGCGCAAGTTTGAGCGTATTCACTTGGCCCCTTCGCAGGAGGCCGTGTGGACAACGACCCTTACCCGTCGTGACCTTGCCAACTGGGACGTTTCGGCTCAGGACTGGACCGTCACTCCTTACCCCAAGACGATCTACGTTGGAAACTCCTCACGGAAACTGCCGCTCCAGGCCTCGCTGCCTAAGGCCCAGTAA
- a CDS encoding inositol phospholipid synthesis protein, Scs3p translates to MASPDKSPSTTIPRLYQPPTTALLVYPITLIIGSLFSVLSPTAQGTRDPPSDHPTPLAPSIAADVNLPQHPVNYFARKDNVFNVYFVKVGWLWVTAAFASLLFSQLPYTTTSSQQPRRVGQALARYSLATLVWYLTTQWFFGPAIIDRSFVISGGKCEQVVPQAEEGSASFHTLLTATACKAAGGAWRGGHDVSGHVFMLVLATAMLAFETIGAWRGAPDIDQGSKKSEDADRELNGPRKWSVWFVGAVTGLGWWMLLMTAIWFHTWFEKLTGLLVALSAVYAIYILPRRVIPWRDVVGIPGV, encoded by the exons ATGGCATCACCAGACAAATCCCCTTCCACAACAATACCGCGGTTATACCAACCACCTACGACAGCCCTCCTTGTCTATCCTATTACCTTAATTATAGGATCGCTGTTTTCTGTTCTCTCCCCGACAGCACAGGGAACTCGAGATCCTCCCTCCGACCATCCGACTCCTCTAGCCCCTTCAATCGCTGCGGATGTGAACCTCCCCCAACACCCCGTCAATTACTTCGCCCGCAAGGACAATGTCTTTAATGTATATTTTGTGAAGGTTGGCTGGCTTTGGGTTACTGCGGCTTTCGCTTCCCTTCTATTCTCTCAACTCCCGTACACGACCACTTCCAGTCAACAACCGCGGCGGGTCGGCCAGGCGCTCGCTCGTTATTCTCTGGCTACCCTAGTTTGGTACCTGACTACACAATGGTTTTTTGGTCCGGCAATAATCGATCGCAGTTTTGTTATTTCGGGTGGGAAGTGTGAGCAGGTCGTCCCGCAGGCTGAAGAGGGTTCTGCCTCATTTCACACCCTGTTGACGGCTACCGCGTGCAAGGCCGCCGGTGGAGCATGGAGAGGCGGTCATGATGTAAGCGGACACGTGTTCATGCTGGTCCTTGCGACTGCGATGCTGGCATTTGAGACAATTGGAGCATGGAGGGGCGCTCCGGACATCGACCAGGGAAGCAAAAAGTCGGAGGACGCGGATCGCGAATTGAATGGGCCGAGGAAGTGGTCTGTATGGTTCGTGGGCGCAGTTACGGGCCTGGGTtggtggatgttgttgatgactGCTATCTGGTTCCATACGTGGTTTGAGAAG TTGACTGGTTTACTGGTCGCCCTAAGCGCCGTTTATGCCATCTACATTCTGCCCCGGCGGGTCATCCCCTGGAGGGATGTTGTGGGCATTCCAGGCGTATAG
- a CDS encoding erythromycin esterase like protein has product MNRKFWSFIQPLRQHPTTMSQLQGLFAAAAHPLPDIKDPSFSSNFDSFADYRLVLLGDGSHGTSEFYSARAEITKRLIQHHGFTVVAVEADWPDAEVIDRYVRQRPGPKAKIGGHSKPIDPFTRFPTWMWRNREMQELVEWMRDYNAQVPDSKKAGFYGLDIYSMGASIREVIDYLDRVDPAAGKVARQRYGCLQPWVDDPAMYGLASVRGMRNCEKGVLDTLRDLLQRRLEYSENRHDGEEYHSSEQNAYLVRDAERYYKAMYYSSASSWTLRDTHMVDTLRRILRHKPEGTKAVVWAHNSHCGDARHTSMGIRRKEVNIGQLCREQFGRNNVALIGCGTHTGTVAAAHEWDEDMEVMDVRPSREDSWERVAHNTGIPSFLIDLRRDHIDPDLAAAFEAAPLRLERFIGVIYRPDTEKISHYSAADLLNQFDGYVWFDETQAVKPLEKHEPATPLGKEETYPFGL; this is encoded by the coding sequence ATGAACCGTAAATTTTGGAGTTTCATACAACCGTTGCGACAGCATCCAACTACTATGTCACAGCTCCAGGGACTATTCGCAGCGGCAGCCCATCCTCTGCCGGACATTAAAGACCCCAGCTTCAGCTCAAACTTCGACAGCTTCGCTGATTATCGCCTTGTCCTTCTGGGCGatggcagccatggcacCTCGGAATTCTACAGCGCGCGGGCAGAGATCACCAAGCGTTTAATCCAGCACCATGGCTTCACCGTGGTAGCCGTAGAGGCTGATTGGCCCGACGCCGAGGTAATCGACCGCTACGTGCGTCAGCGTCCAGGCCCCAAGGCAAAGATCGGGGGCCACTCGAAACCCATCGATCCTTTTACTCGGTTTCCCACGTGGATGTGGCGCAATCGCGAAATGCAGGAGCTGGTCGAATGGATGCGGGATTACAATGCGCAGGTACCAGACAGCAAGAAAGCCGGGTTTTATGGTCTCGACATATACAGCATGGGGGCCTCGATCCGGGAAGTGATTGACTACCTCGACCGTGTTGATCCCGCTGCTGGTAAAGTTGCGCGTCAGCGGTACGGCTGCCTGCAGCCATGGGTGGATGATCCTGCGATGTACGGGCTCGCTTCGGTGCGCGGGATGAGGAATTGTGAGAAGGGGGTGCTAGACACGCTCCGTGACTTGCTACAACGACGACTGGAGTACTCCGAAAACCGCCATGACGGCGAGGAATACCATAGCAGTGAACAGAATGCGTATCTGGTGCGCGATGCCGAGCGCTACTATAAAGCTATGTATTACAGCTCGGCGTCGTCGTGGACACTGCGTGATACACACATGGTAGATACTCTTCGTCGAATATTGCGTCATAAGCCCGAAGGCACAAAAGCCGTGGTGTGGGCGCACAATTCTCACTGCGGAGACGCTCGACACACTAGTATGGGGATCCGGCGCAAAGAGGTGAATATCGGCCAGTTATGCCGTGAGCAGTTCGGCCGTAACAATGTTGCCTTGATTGGCTGTGGCACGCACACCGGTACGGTGGCAGCAGCACACGAATGGGATGAAGACATGGAGGTCATGGATGTTCGGCCCTCGCGGGAAGATAGCTGGGAACGGGTCGCCCATAATACAGGAATCCCGAGTTTCTTAATCGATCTGCGACGGGACCACATCGATCCAGACCTGGCGGCTGCGTTTGAAGCTGCGCCTCTTCGGCTTGAACGATTCATCGGTGTGATCTACCGGCCGGATACAGAGAAGATATCCCACTATTCCGCGGCAGACCTGCTCAATCAGTTTGATGGGTATGTGTGGTTCGATGAAACACAGGCTGTGAAGCCACTGGAGAAACATGAGCCGGCGACGCCACTAGGAAAGGAGGAGACTTATCCATTTGGATTATGA
- a CDS encoding putative zinc binding dehydrogenase (unnamed protein product), whose protein sequence is MSSSNSAVWLLEAGGQFVVQEAPLPSPGPDEVLIKNKAVAVNPMDWKIQIYGPHLPFPKKYPFILGADVAGEIYEVGQDVTTFKKGDRVIGGANWFLTNEIRDSGFQNYTICKVNLVAPLPDTMSFESGSVLPLALSTATMGLYPAGRLELPLPLTPKASPINKVILVWGGSSSTGSAAIQMAVASGATVIATASAKNHSFVQSLGAAKVLDYHEDSIIQDLIQAIRDTPGEFLGVLEAIAEEETIRKCADVVKGLGGGRVVTNLPVPVKDIPEEVELVGVVDVANLHDHKEISEYVWGKFIPEALKDGTLKPVPEPLVVGEGLEKIPEGVSLFQKGISARKIVVTL, encoded by the exons ATGTCTTCCTCCAACTCTGCGGTCTGGCTTTTAGAAGCGGGCGGACAGTTCGTTGTCCAAGAGGCCCCATTGCCTAGCCCCGGTCCTGATGAAGTTTTGATCAAGAACAAAGCTGTCGCGGTCAACCCCA TGGACTGGAAGATCCAGATCTATGGACCGCACTTACCTTTCCCCAAAAAGTATCCCTTT ATCCTCGGCGCCGACGTAGCCGGAGAGATTTACGAAGTGGGCCAAGACGTAACCACCTTCAAAAAGGGAGACCGAGTAATAGG AGGAGCCAATTGGTTCCTTACAAACGAAATCAGGGACTCCGGCTTCCAGAACTACACAATCTGTAAAGTCAACCTCGTGGCCCCCCTCCCGGACACCATGTCCTTCGAAAGCGGGAGCGTCCTCCCTCTAGCCCTATCAACGGCAACAATGGGCCTCTACCCAGCTGGCCGGCTTGAACTCCCCTTACCCCTTACCCCCAAAGCAAGCCCCATCAACAAGGTCATCCTCGTCTGGGGCGGCTCATCGAGCACCGGCAGCGCAGCGATTCAAATGGCAGTAGCATCGGGGGCCACCGTCATCGCCACCGCGTCTGCGAAGAACCATTCCTTCGTGCAGAGCCTCGGTGCCGCCAAGGTGCTGGATTACCACGAGGATAGCATCATTCAGGACCTGATCCAGGCTATTCGGGATACTCCTGGGGAATTTCTGGGTGTCCTGGAAGCTAttgcggaggaggagacgATCAGGAAATGTGCGGACGTGGTCAAGGGACTTGGTGGTGGACGTGTGGTTACGAACTTGCCTGTGCCGGTTAAGGATATTCCGGAAGAGGTGGAGCTTGTTGGTG TTGTTGATGTCGCGAATCTCCATGATCATAAGGAGATCTCTGAGTATGTTTGGGGCAAGTTTATCCCTGAGGCGTTGAAGGATGGGACGTTGAAGCCGGTTCCTGAGCCCTTGGTGGTTGGAGAGggcttggagaagatccCTGAGGGTGTTTCTTTGTTCCAGAAGGGCATCTCGGCGAGGAAGATCGTTGTGACCTTGTAA